ACCTAAAACAGCAGAAGATAGGTTGTTAATTTCACCACCACAGAAAAACCTAGAAGTTGATAATTGGGAGGAAGACAAAAATAGTAAAAAAGATAACATTGATATAAATACCATTAAGGAAAACCTTGAAAAGTTGCTTTAGCTATTAAAATATAAGAATAATTATTAAACAAATAAAACATGACAACTGCATTATTTGAAACAGAAGTAGGGGACATTAATATTGAATTTTTCTCTGGCGACGCACCTAATACAGTTAAAAACTTTACGAATTTGATTAGTGATGGTTTTTATGATGGTCTAGCATTTCACAGAGTTATTCCTGGATTTATGGCTCAGGGTGGATGTCCTAATACTCGTGACGGGGCATCTGGTATGCCTGGGACTGGAGGTCCTGGATACAATATTAAATGCGAAATTAATTCCAATAAACATTTAAAAGGCTCACTTTCTATGGCTCATGCAGGAAAGGATACAGGTGGTAGTCAGTTTTTCATAGTCTATGAACCTCAGCCTCATCTCGATGGAGTTCATACTGTTTTTGGTAAGACTGATGATATGGATGTAGTTCTAAAGCTTACTAATGGTTCAAAAATTCTTAAAGCTACTTTAAAATAGTAACTTAGCCTTCA
The Prochlorococcus marinus XMU1411 genome window above contains:
- a CDS encoding peptidylprolyl isomerase yields the protein MTTALFETEVGDINIEFFSGDAPNTVKNFTNLISDGFYDGLAFHRVIPGFMAQGGCPNTRDGASGMPGTGGPGYNIKCEINSNKHLKGSLSMAHAGKDTGGSQFFIVYEPQPHLDGVHTVFGKTDDMDVVLKLTNGSKILKATLK